The genomic DNA TCTTCTTGATAAACAAAAAATCTTGTTTTCTTTACATCTTCAACAGTTGAATCATCTCTTGTTCCTATTCAATTTTCAGATGTTCATGTTATTTAATTGTTACGTATCCCACTACTTCTTTTTTTGAACGATTTTCGTTTCAAACAGTCATACGCATTCACTATTTATAATGGTTACTTCACATGCTCGTTAAGGTGAAACTTGTACTTCTAACAACTTTGTTTGCTTATACTACTCTATCGAGAAATTCTTCTATCTATTTGTCTTTTCCTCCTTCCTTATGGTTAAATCATACCACGTTTTGGTAGCGTTTGCAATGAATATGTATCGATTATTTTAAAATATTTCTCTTCATATATATATGCGATATAGTTGAATTAATTAAAAAAAAGATGTTATACTAAAATAGTACGTTATACATAACGTATGATTTTTAAAGGAGGTATAGGATGGATAGTTACAAAAAAACAATAGAAGAAATAGCAGAAGAAACAAAAGTAGATATAGATCAAGGCTTGTCGATGACTGAAGCAAAAGAAAGAAGTCAAAAACAAGGCAAAAATCAATTCGAAGAAGCCCCCAAAGAATCACTCTTCAAAAAATTTATACGAAGTCTTTCAGATTTCACCACGATTGTTTTGTTAGTTGCCGCAGTCATTTCATTTTACACCGCATTTGCAACTGAACATGGAGACCTGTTCGAAGGACTCTTGATCATTGCGATTGTTATCATCAATTCAGTTCTAGCGATTGTTCAAGAAGGAAATGCAGAAAAAGCATTAGAATCCCTACAAGATATGAATAAACAAACCGCTACGGTCCTCAGAGATGGTAAAGTAGAAAAAGTAGATGCTGAGAATCTAGTTGTCGGGGATGTGCTGGTATTAGAAGCAGGATCAGCAATTGCTGCGGATGCTCGCTTAGTTGAAACATCACAATTACGTGTAGAAGAATCAGCTCTAACCGGTGAAAGTGAGGCTGTCGAAAAAGACGCAGGTTACATAAGTCAAGAAGATGACTCTCTCGGTGACCAATTGAACATGGTCTTTAAAGGTTGTACCGTTGCTGCTGGTCGTGGGAAAGCGATCGTCACAGCGATTGGTATGCAGACCGAAATGGGAAAAATCGCCGGATTATTAAATGACCATACAATGCAGAAAACACCACTACAAGTCCGTTTGAATCAATTAGGGAAGCGAATCAGTGTGATTGCATTAGCTGCTGCTGCCTTAGTCTTTTTGATTGGTGAACTTCAAGGTGAACCGTTACTTGAAATGTTCATGACTTCGATTTCCTTAGCTGTTGCCGCAGTACCAGAAACATTAACTGTTATCGTTACGTTGACACTTGCTTATGGTGTACAGAAAATGGCGAAAAAACATGCGATCATTCGTCAGCTGCCAGCTGTTGAAACGCTCGGTACTGCGAATGTCATCTGTTCGGATAAAACCGGTACACTGACACAAAACCGGATGCGCGTCCGTCGCGTGTGGAGTAAAGAAGATGAAGTGACAGACGTCGAAGATTCAATGACAAATAGCGCCATGGAAATCTTAAAAATGGCTGCATTATGTACCGATGTGACGGTTGAAAAAGAGGACGATGAATTGATCGTCAAAGGTAATCCAACGGAAGCAGCAATCGTACGTGCAGTTGAGGAAAACTATCATACAAAAGAAGAATTAGAAGAAAAATACCCAAGGGTTGACGAACTCCCATTCGACTCTGATCGAAAAATGATGACGACTGTCCATAAAATGGGTGATAAGTATATCTCTATCACAAAAGGCGCATTTGATGTCTTAGCACCAAAATTTACGTCTGGAGATGTTGAACAAGCAGAAGTGGTCAACGACCGTTTTGGGAAACGTGCCTTACGTGTAATTGCAGTAGG from Enterococcus mundtii includes the following:
- a CDS encoding calcium-translocating P-type ATPase, PMCA-type, with the protein product MDSYKKTIEEIAEETKVDIDQGLSMTEAKERSQKQGKNQFEEAPKESLFKKFIRSLSDFTTIVLLVAAVISFYTAFATEHGDLFEGLLIIAIVIINSVLAIVQEGNAEKALESLQDMNKQTATVLRDGKVEKVDAENLVVGDVLVLEAGSAIAADARLVETSQLRVEESALTGESEAVEKDAGYISQEDDSLGDQLNMVFKGCTVAAGRGKAIVTAIGMQTEMGKIAGLLNDHTMQKTPLQVRLNQLGKRISVIALAAAALVFLIGELQGEPLLEMFMTSISLAVAAVPETLTVIVTLTLAYGVQKMAKKHAIIRQLPAVETLGTANVICSDKTGTLTQNRMRVRRVWSKEDEVTDVEDSMTNSAMEILKMAALCTDVTVEKEDDELIVKGNPTEAAIVRAVEENYHTKEELEEKYPRVDELPFDSDRKMMTTVHKMGDKYISITKGAFDVLAPKFTSGDVEQAEVVNDRFGKRALRVIAVGYRTYDEKPQEITSEALEKDLRLIGLIGMIDPPRPESKGAIKRAKKAGIKTVMITGDHVVTASAIAKELGILTNSNEALSGAELRALSDEELDDRVKDLSVYARVTPEDKIRIVKSWQRTGAVVAMTGDGVNDAPALKASDVGCAMGITGTDVAQSAADMILTDDNFATIVDAVSQGRSVYQNIRKAINFLLSCNISEIFIVLIAMLVGWGAPFTAVQLLFVNVVADGLPGFALGREPAEEGIMNEAPIPKNEGIFARGLMKKIAINAGIFTVVTLFGYYLGSFVDTISPWVDASQEVGQTVAFLVLAYSSIIHVFNVRSSQSIFKVNLATNKSLVEMAILSLLITSAVALLPFTQELFGLVHISLNHWFLVGILSIIPIGVNELIKFHQLPDEEETVEAPESEM